From the Pseudomonas syringae KCTC 12500 genome, the window CTCCACGTCGCCACCCGCGGTCACCAAGGACCTGGTGATTATCGGTGGTCACGTTACTGACAACGTCTCCATGGACGAGCCGTCCGGCGTGATCCGTGCCTATGACGTGCACACCGGCCGTCTGGTGTGGAACTGGGACAGCGGCAATCCGGAAGAGACTGCGCCGATTGCCGAAGGCAAGATCTACACGCGCAACTCGCCGAACATGTGGTCCATGTTCAGCGTCGATGAAAAGCTCGGCTTGATCTACCTGCCGATGGGCAACCAGACGCCGGACCAGTGGGGCGGCGACCGTACGCCAGAGTCCGAGAAGTACAGCGCGGGCCTAGTTGCACTGGACATCGCGACCGGTCGTGTACGCTGGGACTTCCAGTTCACTCACCATGACCTGTGGGACATGGACGTCGGTGGTCAGCCGACGCTGCTGGACATGAAAACAGCCGATGGCGTCAAGCCTGCAGTGCTGGCATCGACCAAGCAGGGCAGCATCTACGTGCTGGATCGCAGCACCGGCAAACCGATCGTGCCGATCAATGAAGTACCGGTTCCGCAAGGTGCTGTCGCTGGCGATCACACCTCGCCAACCCAGCCCAAGTCCGACCTGAACTTCATGCCGCCGCCGCTCAAGGAGCGCGACATGTGGGGCGTGACGCCGTTTGACCAGATGATGTGCCGGATCGACTTCAAGTCGCTGCGCTACGATGGTCCGTTCACGCCACCTTCGCTGCAAGGTTCGATCGTTTATCCGGGTAACTTCGGTGTGTTCGACTGGGGCGGTATTTCCGTCGACCCGGTGCGTCAGATCGCCTTCGTCAATCCTAACTACATGGCTTTCCGTTCGAAGCTGGTACCGTCTGCCGAAGTTGAAGGCGGCCCGGGTCGCAAGAGCGAAACCGAAGGCGTACAGCCGAACAAGGGCGCGCCTTATGGTGTGATCCTGGAAGCACTGCTGTCGCCGATGGGCCTGCCTTGCCAGGCGCCAGCATGGGGTTACGTAGCGGCGGTCGACCTGACCACGCAAAAAACCATCTGGATGCACAAGAACGGCACTGTACGCGACAGCTCGCCGATCCCGCTCCCGCTGACCATGGGTGTTCCAAGTCTGGGTGGTACGTTCACCACCGCCAGCGGCCTGGCGTTCATGAGCGCTACGCTTGACCAGTACCTGCGTGCTTATGACGTGCGTAACGGCAAGCAGTTGTGGGAAGCCCGCCTGCCAGCAGGTGCGCAAACCACCCCGATGACCTACACCGGCAAGGACGGTCAGCAATACGTGCTGGTCGTTGCGGGCGGTCACGGCTCACTGGGCACCAAACAGGGTGACTACGTGATGGCGTTCAAACTGCCGAAGTAAGGCGTTGCTGAGGTCAATGAAAAGCGGCTACCGAGAGGTAGCCGCTTTTTTTTGTCGCCACTGAAGCCGGATCCCGGTTGATCTAGTTACCGGGCAGGGCTGCGGATCTGTGAGCGCTGCCAGACGATTATCGTTCCTTACGCTCCAGCGTGTGAACGCCGTTCTGGACGCTCTGCGTCCTCTCTTGAGGGCTTCTATCAGTGCGAATGACTAGCGCGCTTTGGCGCTGCTTTTGTCACTGGCGCGCAGGATGTCGTTCCAGCGGCGGACCAGGTAGTTGTGCTCGTTCATGACCGAGTTCCACACGGCAATATGGCCCATGCGTTCTTCGTAAGCGCCGCCGTCACGGACTTCCCCGGCGTCGATCAGCGGCAAGCCGTCGCTGCCGAGCAGTTGTTCGCGGGCAGGCAGGCCGGCGTACCAGTAATCCCATTCGGCAGCGCTGAGGTGATCACGGCTGCGTGCCGGATTACCGATGTAATAGCCCTGCCGCGCCATCACTGCGCCGGGCCAGCCCGACAGCCACCAGTTCAGGTACGCATAGGCCGCATCCAGCACCGGCCCCTTGGCGTGGCGTGACAGGGAAAGCCCGCCAAACCAGCCGCGATAGCCCTCTTTGGGCACCGCGACGCGATACTTCACACCGGCACGGTGCAGCCTGACCAGGGTCGGTGACCAGAGGCTCTGAATGTCGATGTCAGGGCTGAGCATCAGTTCGGCGGCTTCTTCGTCGCCTGACCAGAACGCAGCAAAATGCCCTTGCTGCTGTTTACGCACCAGCACATCAGCGAGCCGATCGATCTCTTCGATGCTCATGTTGCCGATGTCCTTGAAGCTCGCCAGCCCTGCCCCCTGCACCGCCAGCGCGGCATCCAGTGCGCCGATGGCCGCGTCACTCTGCAAGGCGATGCGCCCGCCCCAGACAGGGTCGAGTAACCATCCCCAGCTTTCGTCCGCAGAGCTCAAGCCCTCCGGCAAGCGCTCGGGGCGATAGGCGAAGCTGTCGGCGTTATGGGTCAGCGGCAGCATGCTGATGCGCTCGGTCACCGCGCTGCCCAGGCTGCCATCGTGCTGCACGAACAAACGCTCGCTCGGCACACTGCCGCTGCCTGGCTGGTCGGTAGGCCGCAGCCGGCCCTGCTTGGGCAAGTCGTTGATTTCGTGCCACAGCGCAATGCGCCGCGTGTCGATGGGTTGAATCGCCCGGGCTGGCCAGACGAAATCGACGTTATGAAACCACTGGTCGTAGAGGTCGTAGCTGTCTGGTTGCATGACCGCGATACGTTGCGCGGTTTGCACGTCATGAATCTGGTAGACCAGTTTGATCCCCAGTTCCTGCTCGGCCCGCTCACGCAAAGACTCCAGCAGGGTCACGGAGGTGCCCAGTACGCGCAAGGTGATGGTCATGCTGCGGACTCGTTGAGCGGAGGCGCGAAACTGCTGGAGAAGACTTCGAACGAACGACGCAGCAGATCGGGATCGAGACCGCGCAGGATGAACACCAGCCGCGAGGTGCGATCCTCGCCTGGCCAGGCGGCAAGGTGCAGCGGCGCATGCAGGCAATGCTGCACACCATGAATCACGATGGGAGCCTGATTGTCGTTCACGTTGAGCAGCCCTTTGACGCGGAGGATTCGTTCGCCGTGGCATCTTAACAGCATCGACAGCCACACCCCGAAGCCGACCCAGTCCAGAGGCCGCTCGAACGTCAGGCAACAGACCTGCGCATCACCATGCCGCGCGGAAGTCGACAGCACACGATGCAGTTGCCAGCGGGTCACTTCAGCGGCCGGTTCTTCGCTGCGCATACCCTCGCCCAGCAGCAACTGATCGCCGCTGTGGACATCCGCCGTATCCAGCAGTGGCGCAGAAAAATTCAGCGCTTGCAGATGCTCGCGCAGGCCATCCAGCACCGACTCGTCGACCAGATCGGTCTTGCTCAACAGCAGCCGGTCCGCCGCCGCGACCTGCGCCAGCCACTCCGGATGCAGACGCTCCTGCAGCGTCGCGTGACAGGCATCCACCAGCGTGACGATCAGACCGATATGAAAACGCCCACGAAGTTGCGGGTCATTGCTCAGCGTGGTGAGAATCGGTGCCGGATCGGCCAGGCCGGTGGTCTCCAGAATCACCCGCCGAAACGCAGGAATTTCACCTCGATTACGCCGCTCCAGAAGACCGAGCAGCGCGTCTTTCAACTCACCGCGGACGGTGCAGCAGACACAACCGCTGGGCAGCAGCACGGTATCCGGTGCGACCTCTTCAACCAGCAGATGATCGATACCCACGTCGCCGAATTCGTTGATCAGCAGCGCGGTGTCGCCCATGTTTTCATCGGCCAGCAGGCGTTTGAGCAGCGTGGTCTTGCCGCTGCCGAGGAAGCCGGTAATCACGTTCAGGGCAATGCTCATGATGACCTCTGCAGATGATCGAGCAGACCTGAATCAAGCGGGTCCAGCGGCCGGCCGATCAGCAACTCGGCTTTCTGCCAGAGCTGCTCCAGCCCGGTCGCCAGCTCCTGCTTGCCGGTGGCTCCGAGCAGGAGGTAGGAAACGCCTTGAAAATCTTCGACCTTCAGACGAAACGGCGCGACCACCTTATTGATTGCAGCAATACGCCGCAAGCGCTCACGCCGCCGGGGCAGTTCTGCAGCCAGCGGATCGCTCCAGTGCACGTCTTCACCCAACAGCCCGCACAATCCACACATCAGGCGTTCTCCAGCTGTTTGCTCATGGCATGACGTCGCCGGAATTGGGGCCCAGTGTCTGACCGACGAACAGGTTGCCACCCGGCTCGCTGGCCAGTAGCACCGCCACCGGGGCAACCTCCTCGGCCAGACCGAAGCGGCCCAGTGGCAACTCGGCAGCCTTGGCGGCTTTCCAGGCGCTGCTGATCCCGGCGACCAATGGGGTTTCGATAGGACCGGGCGCGATGGCGTTGACCAGCACGTTGTCCTTGGCGACTTCCAGCGCCAGGGACTTGCTGAAACCGATCACCCCGGCCTTGGCGGCGGCGTAATGGGTCAGTTCGGCACCGCCCTTGATGCCCAGTTGCGAAGCGACATTGATGATGCGCCCCCAGCGCTGGGCAATCATGTGCGGCAATGCCCGCTGACTGGCCACGAACACGCTGGTCAGGTCAATGCGCAGCATGTCGTTCCACATGTCGAGGGTCAGGTCGACGCAACGCGCCTGGGTCAGCATGCCCGCGTTGTTGACCAGAATGTCGATGCCACCGAACTGCTCGACACAGGCATCGACGCTGGCTTGCGCGCCGTCGACACTGCCGACATCGGCCACGCACTCCTGAACCTGCGCGCCCAGTTGGCGGCACTCTGCAGCGATCTTCGCCAGGCTGTCGGCGTCTCGGTCGCCCAGCACCAGACGCGCGCCTTCAGCCGCATAGGCACGGGCGATGGCTGCGCCAATGCCACTGCCTGCTCCGGTGATCACTGCCCGCTTTTGTTTGAGTTGCTGCATGGGTCGGATTCCTTGGTTGATTTGGGGATCACGGCGTATGGCTCGCGAACGCTCAGGCACTGGCACGCGCCTGCACTGAACGCTTCGCGAGCAGGCTCGCTGCCGATCCGAATCGATCTACTCGGGCCAGCGCACGGTCAGGCCGCCGTCGATCACGATGCTTTGCCCGGTCAGGTAACTAGCATCATCGCTGCACAGAAAACGCACCAGCGCAGCGACTTCATCCGCTCGGCCGACCCGGCCCAAGGGGATCGCTTTGGCCGCCTGCGCCAAACCTTCGGGCCCCAGCGAGTTCTTGCTGTCCAGCGATTGCGGCGTCTCGATCAGGCCGGGAATCACCGCGTTGCAACGTATGCCCTTCGGGGCGAGCTCCACCGCCAGTGACCGACACAGCCCTGGTACGCCGGCCTTGGCCGCTGCGTAATGGGAATGGTCCTGCCAGCCATACACACCACCGGCAATCGAGGAAATCGCCACCAGCGCCCCGCCCTCACCCATATGCCGGACGGCGGCGCGGAAGGTACGCATTACGCCGGTCAGGTCGACGTCGAGCATCTCGTTCCAGCGCTCGTCGGTCATTTCCAGCAACGGCGCGCGGCGCAACAGCCCGGCATTGGCGACTGCGTAGTCGATGCGGCCGAACAACTTGACCGCCTGCGCGGCCAGGTCATCGACCGACTCGGTGAAGGTCACGTCCAGTGGCAGCATCAGGCATTCGCCGCCCGCCTCCGCCACCAGCCTGCGGGTTTCGTCCGGATCATGCGGGTCAGCCGGATAGAACCCCCCTGCCACCGCCACACCCTGGCGGGCAAAAGCCACTGCCAGGGCCTGACCGATGCCGCTGGCGGCACCGGTTATCACTGCAACTTTACGCGTCATGTGCTGCTCCTCATTTCACCGTTTCAGGTCGCACGTGTTTAGCGGCGAACATCAGCGCACCCGACAGGAAGCAAGGCACTGCGCCAAAGTACAACGCCGAGGTCTGCCAGTCGCCGCCTGCGCTCAGTACCGATGTGGCACCGAAGCCTGCGACCACGGCACCGAGCGGGCCCATGGCATGGATGATTGCGCCGCCCGTGGCACGAATGCTGGTCGGGAAGCTTTCGCTGATGAAGAATAATGCCGCCGAGTACGGGCCGATCAGGAAGAACAGCCCCAGGCTGTACAAGCCGACCACCGTCACCATGTTGCTTGGCCCGTAAAGCATGCCGGCAAACGCCAGGCCGCCGAGCATCCAGCCAAGGCCGATGACATTGCGGCGACCGATCCGGTCACCCATCCAGCCGTGACACAGGTAGCCGCAATAGCCCACCAGGTTGGACAGCACCAGAATGATCAGCGAGTTCTCGAACGAGATGTGGTGGACGCTGACGATCACCGTCGTACCCAGCACACTGAACACCTGAATGGCCGCCCAGTTGAGCAGGATCGCAGCACCGATCACCAGGGTCGCGCGGCGCGAAGAACCGCGAAAAGCAGCGCCGATACCGGCCTTGCTGTGTTCTTCGTAATCCACCCCGTACGTCTGCGCCACGGCCTTCGCCTGGCTGAGGTCGCCCTTTTTGCGCAATTGGGTAATGCGCTGGTGGATCTGAAACTGCGGACTTTCCTTGAGCTTGCGCGCCAGGATCGCGATGACGATGGCCGGGATCGCTGCAAACACGAAACAACCCTGCCAGCCGATAACCGGCAACAGCACCGCCGTCAAACCGGCCGCGATCAGCGCACCGACCGGCCAGCCGCCTTGCACCAGGCTATAGATGAAGCCACGGCGCTTGGTCAGTCGCGGGTCGTCGGACGCAGCGTAGATTTCGCTCAGATAGGTCGCGTTGACCGTTTCCTCTGCATAACCCAGACCGCCCAGCGAACGAATGAGGATCAGGGGCGACTTGCCCCACGCTCCGCCGATGGCCGTGAGCGCCGAGCAGATCGCCGAGCCACTCACGGTGAAAATGATACCCACGCGCCGTCCCAGGCGATCTACCAGCGGGCCGATGGCCAGAGCCACCACCGCGGTGCCGACCGCGACCCAGGTCGCGATTTCGGCCTGTTCGACCTCACTCCAGCTGAAATGCCGACCGATTTCCGGTAACAGCGTGCCAAACAGAATGAAGTCATATACCGCAAACACCCACGCGAAAAACGCAATCCATGTGGCGAACCGTACTTGCTCCGGAGTCAGTTGCTCAGGTTTCCAGCCGGTCAGGTCGAGCTTATTGTAAATGGACATGAGTGACGCCTCGGACAGGGCAATGAATCAGCGGGTACGGGGGTTGCGACGCACGAAGTCGTCGGCAATCTCGTCGAAAGTGACGAACTTGACGCCAGCATGGCTTTGAATGTGCTCGATCAAGCGCTCCAGCATCAGCAGCACTTGCGGGCGACCAGACACGTCCGGGTGAATGGTCATGGTGAATACAGCGTGTTCGTGTTCGCGATAGACCCAGTCGAACTGGTCGCGCCACATTTCTTCCAGGTGCCGAGGGTTGACGAAACCGTGGCTGTTCGGCGCCTTCTTGATGAACATCATTGGCGGCAGATCGTCCAGGTACCAGTTGGCCGGGATTTCCACCAGATCGGTTTCTTCGCCACGCACCAGAGGCTTCATCCAGGTATCCGGGTGCTGGCTGTAATCGATTTTGGTCCACTTGTCGCCCACCCGAACGTAGTAAGGGTGGAAGTCGTTGTGCATGAGGCTGTGGTCGTACTTGATGCCTTTCTTGAGCAGCAGCTCGTTGGTGACGTTGCTGAACTCCCACCATGGCGCGACATAGCCGGTCGGACGTTTGCCGGTCATTTGGGTGATCAGGTCGATGGACTTGTCGAGGACGATCTCCTCTTGCTCCGGGGTCATGGCAATCGGGTTTTCATGGCTGTAACCATGCACACCGATTTCATGCCCGGCATCCGCCACGGCTTTCATCTGCTCGGGAAAGGTCTCCATGGAGTGCCCCGGGATGAACCAGGTGGTGCGCAGACCGTAACGCTCGAACAACTTGAGCAGACGTGGCGCGCCGACTTCACCGGCGAACAGGCCGCGGGAAATGTCGTCCGGCGAATCCTCGCCACCATAGGAGCCCAGCCAGCCGGCAACGGCATCCACATCCACACCAAACGCACACAGAATTTCTTTGGCCATCGTTGTTCTCCCACGGGTTAATCAGATCGGCTTCGCGCTGTACGGCACGCGGGCCGGTTGGCACTGCAAAACGTGTTCAAGGGGCTGCGATCAGTGACTCCACAGCCAGCGCCGCACGCAGCAGCCGTGCGTCTTCGCCTGCCGGTGCACTGAGCAACAGCCCGGTGGGCAAGCCCGAGGCATCGCGGCCGCTGGGCAGTGACACGCCGGGCATGTTCAGCAGGCTGCCGGGCATGGTCAGGCGCAGCGTGGCGAGGTTGGTTTGAACGAACAGATCGTCGTCCGTCAGCAGCGGTGCAAGCGGCGGCGCCACATGGGCCACGGTCGGGGTAATCAGCAGCGCGCCGTCCAGTTCGAGGGTCAACTGCTCCTGCAGGCGCTCGCGCGCGGCATACAGATTGACCAGCAGGCTGGCCGGCATGGAACGGGCTGCCTCCAGGCGCTTGCGAACTCTGGGGTCAAGCTGGCTGGCGGCGTTGCTGTCGAGCAACGCCTGATGCAGCGCGAACGCTTCGGCTGCACCAAGCCAGCCCTGTTGCTGGATCAACAGCAAGGTGGCCTGAAATGCCTGGCAAAGCTTGACCTCGATCAGCGCACCACTTGCACGCAGGGCTTCGACGGCACGCAACAGGTTGTCGCGAACGGCCGGCGTGACGCGCTCGTCTTCCAGCACCGCCTGATCGAGCAGAAAACGTTGACCGGCCAGGCTGCGTGGTATCAACGATGACGGTTTGCTGCGCGCACAGAGCAGATCGTCGATCACCAGAGCGTCACGCACGCTGCGGGTCAGCGGCCCGACGCTGTCCAGCGTCAGCGCCAGCGGGAAAACGCCGTCGCGGCTATAGCGGCGGCTGGTGCTTCGAAACCCCACCAGACCGTTGAGCGCTGCCGGCACACGAATAGAACCGGCGGTATCGGTGCCCATCGCGATTGGTACGGTTCCGTTGGCTACGGCGACTGCCGAACCCGAAGAGGAGCCGCCAGGAACGCGTGGCGAGCTGTCGCTACTGGGGTTGACCGGCGTGCCGAAATGCGGGTTCAGGCCCAGCCCTGAATAAGCGAATTCACTGAGGTTGGTCTTGCCCAGGCTGACCATCCCGGACCGTGCCAGCAGCCCGACAGTCGGCGCATCCAGCAGCGCCGGCGAAAGGCTGGTGCGCACCGCGGCACCCGCGGTTGTGACGCTGCCTGCCACGTCGAAGAGATCTTTCCAGGCGATAGGCACGCCGTCGAAAGGGCTCAATGGCTGCCCTTGTTGCCAGCGGGCCGCAGACGCTTCGGCTTCCCGGCGTGCCCGTTCGATACTCATGGAAATAAACACATGATCGGCGGTTTCTGCCTGTTGCAGAGCCTTGTCCAGAGCCTGCACAGGGTCGCTGCACCCCTGAGCAAAATCCTCGGCCAGTGCGCAGGCATCACGGGTAACGCTGTGACTCCCGGTATCGGTCATGGACATCACACCCTTAAAAAATGTACTTATTAATAAAATGTACATTTAATAAAGGCAGGTTCCATGCCAATCTGCACGTCGCGACGCCCTGACCCGATCGGGCTGATAGCCCTTTAGCGCTGGAACAGCCGTGCTAGAAACCTTTTTGCAAAGGCATCAGTCAGTTGCGACAACGCTTCGCCAGCTCACAAGATCGTCATAAAGAAATAATGTATCTTTTATAAAAGGTACATTTCGGTGCAAAAAAGTAACGGTGGCCCCATGAGCGAGCATAAGGACGTGTGCCAAGGTGACAACAACGCTTCTGTGCGAGAATCGTCCGTCAACCGCCAGAAGTGTATGAAACCGATGTCAGAAGAGGACTCGCGCACCGCGTCGCGCTACGCCATGATCCGCGAGGTGTTGCGTAACGCTATCGTCTCGGGCGCGGCCGCCAACGGACTGGTGCTGCTTGAAGCACCGCTGGCAGAACTGTTCGGCACCAGCCGGGTGCCGGTGCGCAAGGCGCTCAACCTGCTGCATGAAGAAGGCTTGATCAGCCGCTTCGACGGCCGGGGCTATCTGGTCAATCCTGACGCGCGGGAAGTCGAGCCGCTGCGCCTGAGCCTGAGCCACAAGCAGTTCGGGCTGGACAGCAGTGAAGAACTGGTCGACACCCGCCCGCTCGGCGAACGTATTCATGACGAGATCGGTGCGGCACTGTCGGCCTGTATCGCCTTTGGTCACTACCGGCTCGATGAGCAAAGCGCCGCGCAGCATTATGGAGTAAGCCGCGCAGTGGTTCGTGAGGCGCTGATGCGTCTGCGCGATCGCGGCCTGGTGGAAAAAGAGCCTTACTCGCAATGGCTGGCGGGGCCGCTGACGGCCCGGGAAATCACTGAAGACTACGAACTGCGTGCCTGCCTCGAGCCCGAAGCCTTGCGCCAGACTGCGCCACAGCTGAGCCGCGAAACCCTCGAAGCAATGCTGGCCAGGGTCATCGAGGCGCAAGACGCCGAACAGTGCAGCCTTGAGGAAATCGAGCGCCTTGAGGATGATCTGCATCAGCAATGCCTGGGCGGCCTGCAAAACCGCAAGATCGCCACGCTGATCAGCCAGGCGCAGAGCCCGATGATCATCAACCGGATTTTCTACCGCCTGCTGAGCATTGGCGCCGATGAAGCGATGCTGGCCGAACACCGGCTGATCATCGAATTGCTGCTGCACGGTGCCTTCGACGCTGCTGCCCTGAACCTCAAGGAACACCTGCTACGCGCCCGGCAGCGCATGCTGCAACGCCTGAAAGTCCTGTCGGTATTGCCGGAGCAGGAAGTGCCGGGGTATCTGACGCGGTTGAGTTGAGATGGGCTGGATCACTCTCGCTGCCACGCTATATAAACGAGTCAACTCGCACTCGGTGTGAAACCCGGTTTCTGTAGGAGCGGACTTGTCCGCGAAAGGGCCTGTACATTCACAACATTTCTGCTGCCCAAACGCCCTCTTCGCGAACAAGTTCGCTCCTACACGAGCGTTCTATTTCTTAAGATCCAGGCTACGACTTACTTGCCGATCACTTCGCCACGCATCGGTGCCAGGCGGGCGATGAGGCGGTTTTGTACGGGGACCGGGACCTTTTCGGTGTCCATCGAGGCGATGAGGTCTTCGACCAGCGCGTTAAAATCGCTGGGGGTCAGGTTCTGCCCCTTGTGCGCCTCGGCCATGCTGTCGCCGCTATAGCGACACGGGCCGCCGGACTCGACGCAGAGTTGTTCGACCAGCTTGTCGCGCAGACGCACGATGTCCACTTTCTTGAAGTGCTCGACGATCCGCTGATCCTTGGCCACGTTTATCAGCATGCCTTCGACGATGCGCTGGATACCGGCACGCTGGCCCAGGTCGTGGTAGAGGCTGTCATCCTTGGGTGGCTGTTGCTGCTGCGCGCAACCGGCCAGCAGCGTCAGCATCATGGCTATCAGCAGACGCCTCATCAAAAACTCCCCTGCACAGACAGATAGGTGCCGTTCTGGTTGTCCAGGGTGGCGATTTCACCAAGGCGGGCGTAAGCCAGGACCACGGACACGTGCTTGTTGGGGAAATAGCCGAGAAAAACATCGGCCCAGTCACTTTCGCCCGCAAACGAAAGGTTGTCCGGCTTCTCGCGATATTCGACGCCCAGCGCCCAGCGCGGATTGAACAGCACGGCTACCGAACCCTCCTTGAGCAGGCTGCGGCTGTCGCGCCGATCGCCGCCGAACCCCAACAGTCCGGTTTCGTTGGCGCGGCTGTAACGCACGCCGCCGTTGACCACGACGTTGTAGCCGAACGCCGCGCCCATGAACAACCGACTGGCCGTCAGGTAGCCTTCGACATCCGAGTCACGCCGGGCGCCGACCAGGCTGGGAATCAGGAAATCGTTCTGATGCTTGTACTGCACACCCAGAGAAACCTGCGGCAGGCTTTCGTAAATCAGGTCGCCGAACAGCCGCACTTTGACGCCGAACACGTCCTGACTGAGGTTATCGTCAGGCAGGCTGAGCCTGTGCTGCAGGTTGCTGATATCGAAACGCTGATGGGCGTAGGACAACTCCACGCGATTGCCATAGGCGAACGCCAGGCCTGCCACATCGAGGTTGTAGTCCGGCAGATTCACGTGCGTGGCGAAGGTGGTAGCGCCCCACTCGCCTTGCTCGCTGTACCCGGTGATCACCGCCCACGGGGTTATGCCACCGCCGGCGCTGCCTTCAATGCTGGTCGCGCCGCCCGTGGCAATCAACCGGCCGTTGTCGCCCAGAGCGGACGTCGGAGCAGCGCCCGCCATGCCCAC encodes:
- a CDS encoding glucose/quinate/shikimate family membrane-bound PQQ-dependent dehydrogenase, which produces MSTDGASNRNRLLPTLLGLVILLMGLALLVGGARLLQLDGSLYYLLAGIGFAVTGVLLITGRAAALGLYALLLFASTVWSLWEVGLDWWQLVPRLALWFALGIVLLLPWFRKPLLRNGPARMGTGALSIAVVLAGLTALASQFTNPGRIEGQLDRETAGTTNTAPAMPDGDWQSYGRTAFGDRYSPLAQITPENVNKLEPAWTYRTGDIPGPNDPGETTAENTPLKVNGMLYVCTPHSQVIALDPDSGKEIWRFDPKLSTQNAANFKGWAHMTCRGVTYHDDAAYAASAPAQSPTVPAADGTATASAACPRRIFLPTADTRLIALNADTGKMCEDFGNKGSVDLTANMGTFAPGGYYSTSPPAVTKDLVIIGGHVTDNVSMDEPSGVIRAYDVHTGRLVWNWDSGNPEETAPIAEGKIYTRNSPNMWSMFSVDEKLGLIYLPMGNQTPDQWGGDRTPESEKYSAGLVALDIATGRVRWDFQFTHHDLWDMDVGGQPTLLDMKTADGVKPAVLASTKQGSIYVLDRSTGKPIVPINEVPVPQGAVAGDHTSPTQPKSDLNFMPPPLKERDMWGVTPFDQMMCRIDFKSLRYDGPFTPPSLQGSIVYPGNFGVFDWGGISVDPVRQIAFVNPNYMAFRSKLVPSAEVEGGPGRKSETEGVQPNKGAPYGVILEALLSPMGLPCQAPAWGYVAAVDLTTQKTIWMHKNGTVRDSSPIPLPLTMGVPSLGGTFTTASGLAFMSATLDQYLRAYDVRNGKQLWEARLPAGAQTTPMTYTGKDGQQYVLVVAGGHGSLGTKQGDYVMAFKLPK
- a CDS encoding ABC transporter substrate-binding protein; translated protein: MTITLRVLGTSVTLLESLRERAEQELGIKLVYQIHDVQTAQRIAVMQPDSYDLYDQWFHNVDFVWPARAIQPIDTRRIALWHEINDLPKQGRLRPTDQPGSGSVPSERLFVQHDGSLGSAVTERISMLPLTHNADSFAYRPERLPEGLSSADESWGWLLDPVWGGRIALQSDAAIGALDAALAVQGAGLASFKDIGNMSIEEIDRLADVLVRKQQQGHFAAFWSGDEEAAELMLSPDIDIQSLWSPTLVRLHRAGVKYRVAVPKEGYRGWFGGLSLSRHAKGPVLDAAYAYLNWWLSGWPGAVMARQGYYIGNPARSRDHLSAAEWDYWYAGLPAREQLLGSDGLPLIDAGEVRDGGAYEERMGHIAVWNSVMNEHNYLVRRWNDILRASDKSSAKAR
- a CDS encoding CobW family GTP-binding protein; this translates as MSIALNVITGFLGSGKTTLLKRLLADENMGDTALLINEFGDVGIDHLLVEEVAPDTVLLPSGCVCCTVRGELKDALLGLLERRNRGEIPAFRRVILETTGLADPAPILTTLSNDPQLRGRFHIGLIVTLVDACHATLQERLHPEWLAQVAAADRLLLSKTDLVDESVLDGLREHLQALNFSAPLLDTADVHSGDQLLLGEGMRSEEPAAEVTRWQLHRVLSTSARHGDAQVCCLTFERPLDWVGFGVWLSMLLRCHGERILRVKGLLNVNDNQAPIVIHGVQHCLHAPLHLAAWPGEDRTSRLVFILRGLDPDLLRRSFEVFSSSFAPPLNESAA
- a CDS encoding SDR family NAD(P)-dependent oxidoreductase; this encodes MQQLKQKRAVITGAGSGIGAAIARAYAAEGARLVLGDRDADSLAKIAAECRQLGAQVQECVADVGSVDGAQASVDACVEQFGGIDILVNNAGMLTQARCVDLTLDMWNDMLRIDLTSVFVASQRALPHMIAQRWGRIINVASQLGIKGGAELTHYAAAKAGVIGFSKSLALEVAKDNVLVNAIAPGPIETPLVAGISSAWKAAKAAELPLGRFGLAEEVAPVAVLLASEPGGNLFVGQTLGPNSGDVMP
- a CDS encoding SDR family NAD(P)-dependent oxidoreductase, giving the protein MTRKVAVITGAASGIGQALAVAFARQGVAVAGGFYPADPHDPDETRRLVAEAGGECLMLPLDVTFTESVDDLAAQAVKLFGRIDYAVANAGLLRRAPLLEMTDERWNEMLDVDLTGVMRTFRAAVRHMGEGGALVAISSIAGGVYGWQDHSHYAAAKAGVPGLCRSLAVELAPKGIRCNAVIPGLIETPQSLDSKNSLGPEGLAQAAKAIPLGRVGRADEVAALVRFLCSDDASYLTGQSIVIDGGLTVRWPE
- a CDS encoding MFS transporter, which encodes MSIYNKLDLTGWKPEQLTPEQVRFATWIAFFAWVFAVYDFILFGTLLPEIGRHFSWSEVEQAEIATWVAVGTAVVALAIGPLVDRLGRRVGIIFTVSGSAICSALTAIGGAWGKSPLILIRSLGGLGYAEETVNATYLSEIYAASDDPRLTKRRGFIYSLVQGGWPVGALIAAGLTAVLLPVIGWQGCFVFAAIPAIVIAILARKLKESPQFQIHQRITQLRKKGDLSQAKAVAQTYGVDYEEHSKAGIGAAFRGSSRRATLVIGAAILLNWAAIQVFSVLGTTVIVSVHHISFENSLIILVLSNLVGYCGYLCHGWMGDRIGRRNVIGLGWMLGGLAFAGMLYGPSNMVTVVGLYSLGLFFLIGPYSAALFFISESFPTSIRATGGAIIHAMGPLGAVVAGFGATSVLSAGGDWQTSALYFGAVPCFLSGALMFAAKHVRPETVK
- a CDS encoding polysaccharide deacetylase family protein, with amino-acid sequence MAKEILCAFGVDVDAVAGWLGSYGGEDSPDDISRGLFAGEVGAPRLLKLFERYGLRTTWFIPGHSMETFPEQMKAVADAGHEIGVHGYSHENPIAMTPEQEEIVLDKSIDLITQMTGKRPTGYVAPWWEFSNVTNELLLKKGIKYDHSLMHNDFHPYYVRVGDKWTKIDYSQHPDTWMKPLVRGEETDLVEIPANWYLDDLPPMMFIKKAPNSHGFVNPRHLEEMWRDQFDWVYREHEHAVFTMTIHPDVSGRPQVLLMLERLIEHIQSHAGVKFVTFDEIADDFVRRNPRTR
- a CDS encoding amidase; this translates as MTDTGSHSVTRDACALAEDFAQGCSDPVQALDKALQQAETADHVFISMSIERARREAEASAARWQQGQPLSPFDGVPIAWKDLFDVAGSVTTAGAAVRTSLSPALLDAPTVGLLARSGMVSLGKTNLSEFAYSGLGLNPHFGTPVNPSSDSSPRVPGGSSSGSAVAVANGTVPIAMGTDTAGSIRVPAALNGLVGFRSTSRRYSRDGVFPLALTLDSVGPLTRSVRDALVIDDLLCARSKPSSLIPRSLAGQRFLLDQAVLEDERVTPAVRDNLLRAVEALRASGALIEVKLCQAFQATLLLIQQQGWLGAAEAFALHQALLDSNAASQLDPRVRKRLEAARSMPASLLVNLYAARERLQEQLTLELDGALLITPTVAHVAPPLAPLLTDDDLFVQTNLATLRLTMPGSLLNMPGVSLPSGRDASGLPTGLLLSAPAGEDARLLRAALAVESLIAAP